The Cylindrospermopsis curvispora GIHE-G1 genome contains a region encoding:
- a CDS encoding tellurite resistance TerB family protein, whose protein sequence is MVNHPDVKNLVKILIGAAWIDGRIQPEERQYLREIAHSKGLSTDPEIKPWLYELVQVKPDQCYQWVREYLGDRPSLEQCQDLIESISGLIYSDGEVATEEAKLLTRIQDLAKNSDHNQTIYTSLLRKIQKLYRRWVDVQN, encoded by the coding sequence ATGGTTAATCATCCCGACGTAAAAAATCTAGTTAAAATTCTCATTGGTGCAGCTTGGATTGATGGTAGAATTCAGCCAGAGGAAAGACAATATCTCAGAGAGATAGCCCATTCTAAGGGTCTTTCTACTGATCCAGAAATCAAACCTTGGCTCTACGAGTTAGTTCAAGTTAAACCAGATCAGTGCTATCAATGGGTAAGGGAGTATTTAGGCGATCGCCCTAGTTTGGAACAGTGTCAAGACTTAATTGAATCCATCAGTGGGCTAATCTACAGTGATGGTGAGGTTGCCACGGAAGAGGCTAAATTATTAACAAGAATACAGGATTTAGCTAAAAACTCGGATCATAATCAAACAATTTACACCTCCTTACTCAGGAAAATTCAAAAACTTTACCGTCGCTGGGTGGATGTACAAAATTAA